A window of the Acetobacteraceae bacterium genome harbors these coding sequences:
- a CDS encoding carbonic anhydrase encodes MTKKSDASLVRLLKGVEKFGKEVYPHEEDLFRKLANAQSPHTLFITCGDSRVDPNLITQSSPGELFIIRNVGNIVPQVDVKDPNITAALHYAVEVMKVKNIIICGHSNCGAMKALEQFDETGKWPASDLADWLKYAEAALEKVKKTSFEKSEHVCCNLTEANVRLQISHLKTYSFIQEAKKKRNINIKGWYYNIGTGTVSVVQDSDTPPLLASEELALLKKRRN; translated from the coding sequence ATGACGAAAAAATCAGACGCTTCTTTGGTTCGCCTTTTAAAAGGTGTCGAAAAATTCGGAAAAGAAGTCTATCCCCATGAAGAAGATTTATTTCGTAAACTTGCAAATGCGCAAAGCCCGCATACTTTGTTCATTACTTGTGGTGATAGTCGCGTTGATCCAAATTTAATTACACAATCCTCTCCCGGGGAATTGTTTATTATTCGAAATGTCGGAAATATCGTTCCACAAGTCGATGTAAAAGATCCCAATATCACTGCCGCTCTTCATTACGCCGTGGAAGTTATGAAGGTCAAAAATATCATTATTTGTGGGCATTCTAACTGTGGCGCAATGAAGGCACTAGAGCAATTTGATGAAACAGGGAAATGGCCAGCGAGCGATCTTGCAGACTGGTTAAAATACGCAGAAGCGGCTTTAGAAAAAGTTAAAAAAACTTCTTTTGAAAAATCTGAGCATGTTTGCTGTAACCTAACAGAAGCAAATGTTCGATTGCAGATTTCCCATCTAAAAACCTATTCGTTCATTCAAGAAGCCAAAAAGAAAAGAAACATCAATATCAAGGGATGGTACTACAATATTGGAACAGGTACGGTTTCTGTCGTCCAAGATAGTGATACCCCACCTCTTCTAGCATCTGAGGAGTTGGCTCTCTTAAAAAAACGAAGAAATTGA
- the alaS gene encoding alanine--tRNA ligase — protein sequence MTFSANNIRSTFLNFFDENGHKILPSASLVPQNDPTLLFTNAGMVPFKDIFAGTQKPLFPRATSSQKVVRAGGKHNDLDNVGYTSRHHTFFEMLGNFSFGDYFKERAILQAWTLLTKHFQIPKEKLLVTVYSEDEEAATLWKKIAGLPEEKIIRIPTSDNFWRMGDTGPCGPSSEIFYDHGPSVAGGPPGSPEEDGDRFTEIWNLVFMQYYEEPGKEQIHLPKPSIDTGLGLERFATILQNKHDNYDTDIFRPLIEVSADLLGQEPDGIFKTSHRVVVDHLRSTSFLIADGVLPEREGRGYVLRRIMRRAMRHLHKMGAKEPVFYKLLPALIQEMGEAYPELEQHRSLIIKTMKREEEKFLSLLHRGMGLLEEELSSVSTQGKLSGETAFRLYDTYGFPIDLTQDILRERNISLDFEGFEQAMEHQKELGRKNWSGSGDTGKSTHWQKAFEKYGETEFLGYDSSKAEVTVNAIFKDENELAEASVSTGEVTILLDKTPFYGESGGQDGDHGFLEGVAGNSSPLKIEVFDTKKQANGLFLHHAKIQEGTLKPGSKISASIEVNRRNAIRAHHSATHLLHAALRKILGEHVSQKGSRNSPETLRFDISHSQPLTNDEIKRVEIEVNEQIRSNSPVITLEMSPEEASKKGAMALFGEKYGNNVRVVSMNVDSKDNAFSRELCGGTHVERTGDIGSFRIISETAVGEGVRRLEAVCGKAAERYTQSEASLLKEIASLLKVTPQDAPEKISSLLGERKSLSTQISQLQAKLAQLEMDKPAEKINSYEFILSNLGEVNPKELKTMATNAVDGKPTLLAALLAFDGEKSSIAIALGDELQKHLNAVDLVKKASLLMGGKGGGGRPNAAQAGGKITAEKEIKNMLKESLLRLK from the coding sequence ACCTTCGGCCTCCCTCGTACCACAGAACGATCCAACTCTTCTGTTCACAAATGCAGGAATGGTGCCTTTCAAAGATATTTTTGCTGGAACACAAAAGCCTCTTTTTCCAAGAGCAACATCTTCTCAGAAAGTTGTCCGAGCAGGCGGAAAACACAATGATCTTGATAATGTCGGTTACACTTCCAGACACCATACCTTCTTTGAAATGCTTGGAAATTTTAGCTTCGGGGATTACTTTAAAGAAAGAGCTATTCTGCAAGCTTGGACGCTGTTAACAAAACATTTTCAAATCCCCAAAGAAAAGCTTCTTGTGACAGTCTATTCTGAGGATGAAGAGGCTGCGACACTTTGGAAAAAAATTGCAGGCCTGCCTGAAGAAAAAATCATCCGCATCCCAACTTCAGATAATTTCTGGAGAATGGGGGATACGGGTCCTTGTGGACCTTCTTCCGAAATTTTTTATGATCATGGACCAAGCGTTGCTGGAGGACCTCCAGGAAGCCCCGAAGAGGATGGAGACCGATTCACTGAGATCTGGAATCTCGTTTTTATGCAGTATTATGAAGAGCCTGGGAAAGAACAAATCCATTTACCAAAGCCTTCTATCGATACGGGTCTTGGACTAGAACGTTTTGCAACTATTCTGCAAAATAAACATGATAACTACGATACGGATATTTTTCGGCCTCTAATAGAAGTGTCTGCGGATCTGCTCGGCCAAGAACCTGACGGTATTTTTAAAACCAGTCACCGTGTTGTTGTTGACCACTTAAGATCAACGTCTTTCCTTATTGCAGATGGCGTTCTTCCAGAACGCGAAGGTCGCGGTTACGTTCTGCGGCGTATAATGCGCCGTGCCATGCGCCACTTACATAAAATGGGCGCAAAAGAACCTGTTTTTTATAAACTCCTCCCAGCGCTCATTCAAGAAATGGGTGAAGCCTATCCGGAACTTGAACAACATCGCTCTCTCATCATAAAAACCATGAAAAGAGAAGAGGAAAAATTCCTCTCCCTCCTTCACCGTGGCATGGGACTTCTTGAAGAGGAGCTTTCTTCTGTTTCTACACAAGGAAAACTTTCTGGCGAAACGGCCTTTCGTCTGTATGACACATATGGCTTTCCAATTGATCTGACACAAGACATTCTAAGAGAACGAAATATTTCTCTTGATTTTGAAGGCTTTGAGCAAGCCATGGAGCATCAAAAAGAGCTAGGCCGAAAAAACTGGTCTGGATCTGGAGATACTGGAAAATCTACGCATTGGCAAAAAGCCTTTGAGAAATATGGTGAAACAGAATTCTTAGGCTACGATAGCTCAAAAGCTGAAGTCACCGTCAACGCCATTTTTAAAGATGAAAATGAACTGGCAGAAGCCAGCGTATCCACTGGCGAGGTTACAATTTTATTAGACAAGACCCCGTTTTACGGTGAAAGTGGCGGACAAGACGGAGACCACGGTTTTCTAGAAGGTGTTGCTGGAAATTCCTCACCTCTTAAAATTGAAGTTTTTGATACAAAAAAGCAGGCAAATGGCCTCTTCTTGCATCATGCAAAAATTCAAGAGGGTACGCTCAAACCAGGCTCTAAAATTTCTGCAAGCATTGAGGTCAATCGCCGAAATGCTATTCGTGCGCACCACTCTGCAACCCACCTCTTACATGCGGCTCTACGTAAAATTTTAGGAGAACATGTCTCTCAAAAAGGAAGCAGAAATTCACCTGAGACTTTAAGATTTGATATTAGCCATTCCCAGCCATTAACGAACGATGAAATCAAGCGTGTTGAAATAGAAGTTAATGAGCAGATCCGTTCGAACTCTCCAGTCATAACGCTCGAAATGTCTCCAGAAGAAGCCTCAAAAAAAGGTGCAATGGCACTATTTGGTGAAAAATATGGAAATAATGTTCGTGTCGTTTCCATGAATGTTGATAGCAAAGATAATGCTTTTTCAAGAGAGCTTTGTGGCGGAACACATGTCGAGCGCACAGGAGACATTGGAAGCTTTAGAATTATTTCTGAAACGGCCGTCGGTGAAGGTGTTCGTCGACTGGAAGCTGTTTGTGGAAAAGCCGCAGAACGTTACACGCAATCCGAAGCCTCTCTTTTAAAAGAAATTGCGTCTCTTTTAAAAGTAACGCCACAAGATGCTCCAGAAAAAATTTCATCTCTTCTGGGAGAACGTAAATCACTCTCAACGCAAATAAGTCAACTTCAAGCTAAATTAGCTCAGCTAGAAATGGATAAACCAGCTGAGAAGATAAATTCATACGAATTTATCCTTTCTAATCTTGGAGAGGTTAATCCTAAAGAACTCAAAACAATGGCGACTAACGCTGTTGACGGAAAACCAACGCTTCTTGCAGCTCTCCTTGCTTTTGATGGTGAAAAATCAAGTATTGCCATCGCTCTTGGTGATGAATTACAGAAACATCTCAACGCTGTTGATCTTGTAAAAAAAGCTTCTCTCCTTATGGGAGGAAAAGGAGGTGGAGGAAGACCAAATGCGGCACAGGCTGGAGGAAAAATTACCGCAGAAAAAGAGATCAAAAATATGTTAAAAGAGAGCTTACTCCGCTTAAAGTAA